The genome window TTCGATCGTACGGGAACCGTAAGCGTACTGATCTTCGGGATGAACATCTCCGCCCAGCAGCTTTACATGAAAACCTTTTTTGGCTGCAAGGCTGGACGCCGCAGCGAGCGAGCTGGTGATGATGACGTGGTCGGTCGTTTCCAAGGACTCGATCGCAAGCTGCACCGTCGTGGATGCATCAAGCAGCAAATAATCTCCGTCCTTGACCAGACCCGCAGCGATAGCAGCAATGCTGCGCTTTCCGCCTAGATCGAGCTGCATGCGCTCCTGGTAGGAATAGCTTTTCTTGGTAAGGGTGGGCAAAACGGCTCCGCCTCGCGTCCGCAGAATCCTTCCCTGTTCCTCCAGCTTGACGATATCCCGCCTGGCTGTATCCCGGGAGACCCCGAACTGCTCCACTACGTCCTGAACACTAATCCGCTGATGATCCTGCAAATAGTGCAAGATGGCTTCGAGCCTCTCTTCTTGGAACATCACACTTTCACTCCATCCATGCGCGACTGCAACCTTCATGCTTATTGTAAGCGATTCAACGACCATCCGCAAGCAATAATAAGCATTATTAAGTAAACGTAAGTAATTTTATCAATCGACGATCTTCTCTTAAGGGTGCTCCCTCCGTTTCCCGCTTCTTTTCCAAATAAAAAAGACAAGGTGATTGCTCACCTTGTCTTTTGAGTAGCTTGATCTTACTTCGCTACTTTCACACCTTTGTAGTGACCGCAGCTTGGGCAAACGCGATGCGCAAGCTTGTATTCGCTGCAATTATCGCATTTGATCATGCCTGGAATCTCTAATTTGAAGTGCGTACGACGCATTCTTTTACGGGTTTTGGAAGTTCTCCGTTGAGGTACTGCCATCTTCCTTACACCTCCTTCAACTGACAAATGCTAAGATGCTCTATTTGGGTGGATAGTATAGGCAAAAAGCTTATGCCATCCTTCAAAAATGAGACGCTCCAATCGGGATGATCGGCGTCCCATCTTGAAAACAATAGGAACGACTACTTGCTGCTGTCCTTGAACAAATCAGCCAACCCAGCCAAACGTGGGTCAATCCGTTCGTTCTTGCAGCTGCACGCCACTTCATTGCG of Brevibacillus choshinensis contains these proteins:
- a CDS encoding DeoR/GlpR family DNA-binding transcription regulator, coding for MFQEERLEAILHYLQDHQRISVQDVVEQFGVSRDTARRDIVKLEEQGRILRTRGGAVLPTLTKKSYSYQERMQLDLGGKRSIAAIAAGLVKDGDYLLLDASTTVQLAIESLETTDHVIITSSLAAASSLAAKKGFHVKLLGGDVHPEDQYAYGSRTIENLSDYHVDKLFIGACGITPHGLVSPSEESGYLIKEMMKRADQVVVLADHTKFGKSMLYRVAELHQLDIIVTDQKPSADLLEALQRHEVELLVADDLHK
- the rpmF gene encoding 50S ribosomal protein L32, with product MAVPQRRTSKTRKRMRRTHFKLEIPGMIKCDNCSEYKLAHRVCPSCGHYKGVKVAK